TGTGAGTCAGCCGTCTCACACAAGGCGAGGAAGGGAGAGTTCTATGGGTCTATTAGACAAGGCCAAGGACATCCTCAACAGCAGTGACGCTGAGGAAAAGTCGGACCAGATTCTGGACAAGGCCGAAGATTTCGCCAAGTCAAAGCTTGGTGATGATCAGGCAGCCAAAGTCAGTCAGGTCCGGGACGCCATCGATAAGAAGATTGGCGATCAAGGCTAGAACGTCTCGCCTCGACTCACTCGAGAGGCATTGAACTTGGCCGGGAGGGCGCTCACTCCGAGAGGAGTTGGCGCCCTTCTCCTATGCTCTGACCCGATCTCATTTGCTCCCACCCGAAGCAGGGCTCCACATCCGATACAAGCCTTCGCACTCGACGCAGGGCCTTCGCCCTAGAAAACCGCAGCGATCGACCAGGCCACAAGCGCGATTATGAGAATGATGCTGACAAACGCGGCCACAGGAGCCGAACGCGAACGGCGTTTGGGCAGGTAATCCTCACCTGGCACATACCCGCCGAAGTCATACCCACCGCTGATAGTGCGACCGTTTTCGTCTCCCTCGACTTGATCGCCGCCATTGCCCCGAGAATTCATTGGTTCTCCTTCGGATCAACGCATTCATTTCCGCCGAAAATCGGCGCTAATAGCAAGCATACAGTCGAGGAGGCTAAGCGGTGAATTGCGCGCTGATGTGCCGGTACTGTGTTGCGCAATGCTCGGCGGGCGCAGTTCGCGCAGTATGTTGCGGGCACAGGGCCCATTGACAGGTGAAGGTGGAGCTAGCCGCGAACGTTCAGGTACCCCGGCCCTTTGGTAAGCTCCTGCGGATTGATCAACCACGGCTTTCGATGAAGCATCTCAATCTGAAGCCCTCGCGCGAAATCCTCTGCGCTGCGCGCACCCTCTATACCGAGCGACCGTCCCAGCAGTTCCACAACATCCTGCGGGCTCCACCCCAGTGCGTGAAGCTTGCGCAAAGTGACTGCGCCATCACGCTTCGCCAGCCTAACTCCCTCGACGTTGAGCACCATCGGAACATGAAAGTAGCGTGGCGCCGCAGAGCCAAGTACTCGCTGAAGGTATACCTGGCGGGGTGTTGACGGCAGAAGGTCGTCTCCGCGCACAACTTGGGTGACGTTCTCCACGCCGTCGTCGAACACCGAAACGAAGTTGTAGCTGAACACGCCATCTCCGCGACGAATCACAAGGTCATCAACACTACCCGTGTACGGCCCGTTGATCTCATCCACTACGGTCAGGTCCCCGGACCCTCCATCCGGGAACTCCGTTCTCAGGCGCATCGCTGGTCCGCGCCGCATTCCTGCCAACTTCGCCCGGCCCGATTCTCTCTCCTGTTCAGTCAACGCACTGCACGTGCCGGGATAGGAACCCGGCGGGCGGTGGGGAGCTGAGGCGACTTCTGCCAGATCCTTTCTGGTGCAGTAACACTCATACAGGAGTCCCCTGCGCATGAGATCTTGAAAGACTTCCTCATACCGATCGAGGCGTTCCGACTGGAAGATAATCGGACCATCCCAGTCCATTCCAAGCGATTCAAGGTCGCGGAGTTGGCGATCCACAAACTCCGGCCGTGACCTCTCGTCGAGGTCTTCCATTCGGATATCGAAGCGGAGGCCCTCGTTACGCGCCAAAGACCATGCCAGCAACGCGGTGCGCAGGTTACCCAAATGTAAATCGCCTGTTGGCGACGGCGCATAGCGCCCAGCGCCCCGCCTTGCTGGATCGCCAACCGCGGCCACTGAGCCGGCAGGACCGTGCATGTTCGCATCTGCCACTGAGAGCTGCCTTTCGATGGTTGAAACCACCCTAATGCTACGCGGTGGCACGCGTGTGGGTGTGGTGCGAGGTTGTGGGTTGCATTGTGAGGTTGTGGGTTGTGGGTGGCCGGCAACCTCTCCATCACACCTGGCACTGGCACCACGGGTGGGGGTCAGTGTGGGTGGGGGTCAGTGTGGTGGGGGTCAGTGTGGTGGGGGTCAGTGTGGGAGGGGTCAGGTGTGGTGGGGGTGCACCCACCACACCTGACCTACACGCCTACTTGCGGTAGGCGGCTAACGTGTCACTACCAGAACCAAACCAATCACCAGCAACAAGCTGATCAGAAGAACGCCCAAACACAAAGCCTGGACGAGACCCACCAGCCAACCGATCATTCACAAACACACGCGTCCCACGAACAACCGAAACCGAATCAGCCCCATCACCATCAAAATCACCCACAACCGCACGATCCGACACCCGACCAAACGTAAACACCACATCAGCAGACCCACCAGAAGCAACCTGCTTCACCAAGAACCGCGACCCACGCTGCACACCTAGGCCTGCAACACCATCACCATCCCAATCACCCGCAAGCGGAACATCAGACGCCTTGCCGTAAGCCACACTCAGATCAGCAGACCCACCACGCACACGACCATCCACGCTGAAGCGAACATAGAACCTGTTCGATGAGGCAGCCTTGACCGCCACATCATCAGACCCATCCCCATCAAAGTCACCCACAACAGGGATACTGCCCGCCGGACCATACACAATCGAATAACTGGACGCACCCGACCGGTTCGCATCCAAGAACGTATACGTGCGACCAGTACGAAGAACCAGAGTATCTACCCCATCCCCATCAAAATCACCCGACAACACCTCATCAGCAGAGCCAATCTTCGCGGCAAACTCCGTCACAGTCCGAACCAACGAATCCTGGAAAAACACATTCACACCCACAGAACCATCCACCACAGGAACCACACCAGAGGTATCCGGATCCTGAGGGTGAGTGAAACTCCAACTTGAGGTTGAGCCATCTGCCAGCGCGTAGCCGTCAACCGCCTCTGCAGTGACCACGACCGTCTGACCAGAGGCAACCTCAACGGCTCCCGTCACGAGTTCGCCATTTACTAGGTACACAACACCTTCAACGGAAGGGATCGTGATGACGCCGTCGGCGTATGTTGGCGCTGCAGCCTCGACGATGATGGTCTCACCGTCGTCGCCATCAACGTTCACGCCGATCTTGACTGGATCGTGGTCCGAAGAACGGAACTCTGACGTGTCATAGAGCAAGGTGACGTTGTAGTTATAGCGCGAATACTCACGTGCCAACGATTCATCAGCGTTAATGGAGTACACGCCGGCGTCGGTGACCATATCGAGTGCAGCTTCGTTGCCAAGCGCCTGATCCAATGAACCCATCAGACCGGAGTACTGGTACGTGGTCAACGAAAGGTATGAATCATCGTTCTCAGTATCAGCGAGGTGCTGCATCACGCGCGTGTACCCGGCATCGTTGAGCGTGAGGATCGGATCCTCAGCAGAGTACGAATTGAGGTCACCCACGATGAAGACAGGTTCATTTGCCCATTCGTCAGCGATCCATTCCGTCAAGGTTTCAGCCTGAGCCACACGATCAGAGTTGGCGTTCCCTTGCCACTTGTCTGGCGCTGCTGTTCCGCTGCCCTTGGACTTGAAGTGATTAACAACCACCACGAAATCGTCGCCGTAAGGTTCGCCGCTCTCATCTACCGCTTGCCACGTCTGGGCAAGTGGCTCGCGGGCGTTACTGAAGGCCGATGCGCCAATGAGAACTTCGGAATCGCCGATCGGCTCAACTTCCTTCGGCTGGTAAATGAAGGCAAGACGGATGACGTCTTCCTCAGATAGGTCCGGCAAGAGACTCGGGGATGCGACAGCTTCCCACTTCTCATATCCCGCCGCGGTGTTGAGGGCTGCGACCAGCTGATCAACAGAGTAGTCGCGGTCAAAGCCGTTCTTTGCAGAGTTCTCAATCTCCTCAAGTGAAACCACAGAGGAATCGAGCTTGTTGATGGCTGCAACGATCTTCGCCTGTTGGCGGTTGAGGCTTTCGTCGGTTGCAGCACCGCGCACGGTGTCGCAACTGTTGGCCGTGATCGGAGTTCCAGCGCGATCGCTGTATGTGCTGGTGCACCCAACATCGGCCGCAGTGGTGGTGAAGTAGTTCAGAACGTTGAAGCTGGAAATTGATATATCGCCGCCAACTTCAGGGCTGGAATCAGGGCGCGTGCTCGAAAACTCGAAGGAGAGCGCCGAAAGATCCTGACCACTTGCACTGGTCAAAGGCTTGAGCGGCTGCAACCCCCACGTGCTGTTGCGGTAATCCAAAACTGCAGGCTGAGTCTGCGTAACTGCCGCACCTGTACGAACTTCGTTAGCGAGGGTGAGCCAAGAGACCGGAATGGCCTTATTGGTCGCGTTGCTCAAGAAGTTTGTGGTCATGCCATCGTCAAGTGTGATGAGGCGAGCGTTGTTCTGATCCTCAAGGGCTTGAACTGCGCTTTCACCGTCGCGCGTCGGATTGAGAACATCAGTTGGCTGGCGAAGTGGTTCGTCGCCCATTGCAACGCCAATCGTGCCGTATTGGTTTGTCTGGTAGTTGTTGGTCACGGTCATATCGCCCGTAATCTTGACCAACATACCCTCCAAGGATTCACGCTCATTGTCGCTACCCGGCAGGGCTTCGAGTTCAACTGCGGCCGGAACGGCAACACCTTCTGGCGGAGCCTCCTTTGCATAGCTGGAGGCAGTCACCTGAGTTAGGTTGTAGTACTCGCTGACTGCACCTGTCACACTAACGTAGTCACCGATCTGCACCGCGTTGGCAATTCCACTGGACGCCGCGTAAATGAAGATGCCATCAGAGGCTCCAGAGTGGCTGGTGCCGCCGCCGGTACCCGCTGTCTGAAGATAGAGGCCGTTGAACCCACCTGCTGGATAGACGGCCGTAACGTAGCCCTCCGTTGTGACAGTGGTTCCTGTCACAGGAGATGCAGCGCCAGTACCTTGGATGCTAGCGATCGGAGTCACCACATCGGTAGTGGGCGCCGGCGAAGTTGGCGTTGGATCTGGAGTCGGAGCCGGCGGAGCGGTCTCACCCTTGGAATTGGTTGGTGTGGGCGCGCCTTCCGCGAAGTCTGACTCATTGTTGTCTGAGTCGGCACCAGCGGCACGCGAGATAGAGGAACCGGTGGACGGCGCCGCAGCCGCGCTGGTTTCGAATGCCTTATTTGTCCCGAGTCCCACAAAGTCGATGAGATTCGTGGAAGTGTAATCGATATTCCCGCCAGTCGCAGTTGCTGGTAGAGCGCCATTTCCGATGGCGAATCCACCGTTCTTTCCCAGGCCGTCGTTACAGCCCCATAGCTGGTCTGCTCCCGGCAAGTTTGCCTGGGAAGCGGTTGCCATGTGTATGAGGTAGTACCCATTGGCAGGGACAGTTCCCGTTAAGGTCCCGTTATTCTGGCACTGCAGGGATCCACTGGCTGCGTAATAGCCAACTCGAACGCCATCGAGGCTGATCGCTTGGCTCGTGGGATTGTAGAGTTCGACGTACTTGCCGGAAACGTTGATTTCATTGATGACCACGGCGTCGCCGGCCGGCGAGGCCGTGGCTGGAACGGTGCTGAAAGTGGCTGCCACCACTGCTGCTGCAGCGGTCATGGCAAACCCCTTCCCTCTTCCTCTGATACTCACGTGCTTCCCTTCGTTGGGTCTTATCTGTGCCTGTGTGACGCACAGATAACTCAGATACTACGCACAGGAGGTAACGCGAAAGCGATGATTGGATGACTAGTTGGTTTCGCTTCGCTTTTCCAACCCACCCAGTAGCGCTTAGATGAAAGAATTTGCAGATAAACGCCCATTTCAACCCGTGTTTACACGATTCTTCCAACTTTTCAGTACCAGAGACCCTCACAAATCTGTGCTTCAATCTTGAGGATTACTCATGTTATAGAACGATAGGAGGAGGATGCCTGATGTAGCGTTGAGTCCACGACCATCCGTCAGAATGGAGCAGAACGTGAGCCTCATCGATAACACGTTGTGGTGGCAGGTCTTTCCGCTCGGTGCGTGCGGCGCGCCCATTCGGATACGTTCCGGTGACGATTCCGCGCACCGCCTCCCTCGCCTCATCCCGTGGCTTGATCACGTTGTGGATCTGGGGTGCAACGGATTGCTCCTTGGCCCAATCTTCGAATCCGTCTCTCATGGGTATGACACGCTGGACCATTTCCAGATCGATCGTCGCTTGGGTGATCAGAACGACTTCGATGATCTGATCTCTCAATGCACTGAACGCGGAATCGCCGTGATGCTTGATGGAGTGTTCAACCATGTTGCAGTCACGCATCCTCGCGCAGCGCAGCTCGCGGCCACGTCTCCTGATGGCACACCACAGGTTTGGGAGGGTCACAACGAACTCGTGGTGCTCGACCATTCGAAGTCCGAAGTAATCGAACTGGTTGCGGAAGCCATGTTGTACTGGTTGCGGCGTGGCATAGCGGGCTGGCGGCTCGACGTCGCTTACGCCGTCCCATCATCCTTCTGGCGGGAAGTCACTGGTATTGTCCGTGCTGAGTTCCCAGAAGCAGTGTTCCTCGGTGAGGTGATCCACGGTGACTATCCACAGTTCGTAGCCGAAAGCTCGCTAGACACTGTGACCCAGTATGAGCTGTGGAAGGCCACATGGAGTTCGATCCAAACCCGCAACTTTTGGGAACTCGCATGGTCCCTTGAGCGGCATGAGGCCTTTGTTGCCAGTTTTGTGCCGCAGACCTTCATTGGCAATCACGACGTCGAACGAATAGCCAGCCAGGTTGGCGATTCCGGTGCCGTGCTTGCGGTCAGTGCCCTCCTCACGCTGCCGGGCATGCCGTCCATTTATTATGGCGACGAACAGGCCTTCCGTGGGCGCAAGTTGGAGGGCTTTGCTGCCGACGACGAACTCCGCCCTCCGCTTCCTGATTCTCCCGAGGCTCTTTCGGACATGGGTATGTGGATGGAAAACATCTACAAGGGACTCATTGCTCTACGCAAGCAGCGCCCATGGCTCGCACGCGCTCACATCAAGGTTGATGGCAAGCAAAACGAGTGGATCGAATATACGGTGACGCCACGTGATAGTGAAACCGCGGATCATGATGGTCTACACGTACGTCTTGACGTGGACCCATTGGCCCACGTCGCAATCTCAGACCTAGCAGGACATCAGCTGTTTGCTTGGGGAGAGCAGAAATAGAGTGATCTCCGGTCTGACTCGGAGCTGATGGCCATCAGCATTGCGAAGAGCAAGCGGGTGCTGGTGGCAGTGTGCGCCTCCTCGCTGCCTCAATCGCTGCCGCCGAGTAGCCTTGTGCCATGCGCTGTTCCTATTTCGACGCCGGAGTGTGCCTATCCTGTACCCTCATGGGCAGCGATTATTCTGTGCAGCTCGCGCAAAAGAACGCTCGTGTGGCAAAGCTGTTTAGCGATTTCCCAACTCTGAGCTGGCTACCTCCTATGGCCTCAGCGGAATCCCACTTCCGGAATAAGGCCAAGCTGGTTGTGGGCGGAACAGTCAGCGCACCAACCCTCGGGATCCTAGGTCCAAGCGGGCGGGGTGTGGACCTTCAGGAGTGTGGGCTATATGAGCCCGCACTTGCCGTGAGTTTTGAGCCGCTAGTTCGCTTCATCACATTGGCCACCCTGCCACCGTTCGATGTGGCAACTGGACGCGGCGAACTCAAGAACATCATTGTGACCGTGTCTCCTGCTGGCGAGCTCATGGTGCGATTTGTACTTCGTTCATCAGAGAGCATCGTTCGGATTCGGAAGCACTTAACGTGGCTGCTCGATGCGCTGCCTCAAGCTGTGGTTGTCACCGCGAACTTGCTTCCAGAGCGTAAGGCCGTCCCCGAAGGCGCAACAGAAATCGTACTGACAGAGGCGCAGCATCTGCCTATGAGGCTAACAAAAGCCACGCTCAACCTCCGCCCGCAATCTTTCTTCCAGACCAATACTGCTATCGCGCAGGGCCTCTACGATCAGGCCGCCGCATGGGTGGCCAGCATGGAAGGCCCTCTTCACCTGTGGGATCTCTACTGCGGTGTAGGAGGATTTGCTCTCTCCTGTGCTGGGCCAGATCGTAGCGTGCTCGGAGTGGAAATCTCGGAGCAGGCCATCGCGAGCGCGCAGACTTCCGTTGCTGATTCGAACCTTGATGTGCGCTTCCTCGTGGGTGACGCCCTCACGGCCGCCTCCCACGAGGAAGCGGATCCAGACCTTGTGATTGTCAATCCACCACGGCGCGGCATTGGGGATCTGGCCGACTGGCTCGATCGGTCACCGGCCCGCAATGTTATCTACTCCAGCTGCAACGCCGACTCGCTCATACGAGATCTCGCCCAAATGCCCCATTTCACTCCCGTGGAGGCACGAGTCTTTGACATGTTCCCTCAGACCAACCACGCAGAAACGATGGTGCTCCTAGAGCGTGTTGCATAGGATTCAGAGCCCAGTCACGTGCCGCTAGACATGGTCATACCGTGAATCGGGCCGGAAAACGGTGGGACGTTGACGGCCACCCGAATGGCCGGACGATCACATACCCAAGAACTCTTTCAGGCTTGGTAGAAGTCGCTTTGTCTGTTCCATACCTGCGTCGTAGGTGGATTTCAGTTTGGCCACGTTCATTTCGTGATTCGTTATGTTGATCGTCTCGGGTGTGTAGATCCAGGCACGTCCTTGGCGCTCCAGCTCGAAAAGCTGCTGACGCGTGTGGTTGTAGTTCTGCGGGCGCTCAATCAGGCCCTCTGCGATGTGAGGAGTGCGCCTGAAGTACGTCCGAAAGAACTGTGGATTGCGTGGCGCCTTCTTGACATAGTCACGCGGTCGCGTAAGGACTACGACGAAGTTCTTGTACCCATCCTGCATCGCCGCATCCAGTGCGATACCTCCCGATGGACCAAGTGCGCCATCTGCGTAGACTTCGCCATCGATTTCAGTGAAGGGCATAATTCCTGGCATTGTGGAAGAGGCCTGGACCTTGAGCATGAGGTCCTTGTGGTCTGCGATGCTAGCGCGATTCCAATAGACCTCTTCACCATCGCTTACGCGAAAGGCTCCGATGCGAAAGTCAGTGGTACTGGAATCGAATGATTGAAAATCGAAAGGGAAGGAACTTCCCTGTTCGGTGGCCTCATGATAGATGTAGCGCGAATTGAAGTAGCCCTCTCCCCTCAACCAGGAGCGCATACCACCCATATTAGGGTCGCCCACAAATTCGACCCAGGATTGTGCCGAACGCGTGATATCACGCGAAATGTAATTGACGGTGTTTGAGGATCCAGCTGAGATCCCTGAAACGTGTGGGAAGAATATTCCCTGTTCAATCAACGTAACTACCATCGGTGCAGTGGCGCTGGCACGCATTCCTCCACCCTCAAAGATGAGCGCTGTTTCTTCGATCTTCGGCATTGGATCTCCTCCCGTGGCGTAGAGGCAGAGACGGTGACCTCTGCTTCGTGACTCCAACCGTTTCAGTGTATCCATCTCGGACAAGACCGAACCATGTGAGGAAGGCCTATTCAGCCATCACAAACTCACTGCAAGTTGGGGTTGTACTTGAGCGAGTTCACCTTGCAAGAACACTCAGTGGCAATATTGATCGACTGGGCGATTGCACCCTCAGCGCGCAGCTCGAGGAGCTTCGGCACAACCTTGTCCCGCAGCATCCATGGGTCGATTGTGTTTACGTAGATCTTCGTGCCGCCCTCGAATCCAGCAAGTGTTGAGACCCTCCACTTGATAAGGATTCGCCACGGCATGGCAACGTCCAGATCAAGCGGCTTGGAGTACCATTCTTCATTCGTGGGAATAAAAACCCCTGTTGCGGCATGCATCGCGTGAACGAGGTCCGATACGTCCCGAAGTTCCTCTGGCGTGTGTTCCCATGGTTGGCAAGAGGCCGAACGGCTCCACACCTCGAGCGTGGGATAACGGTGGCCGAAGCCTGCGATGGCGATTGCATGCTTGTTCTCGGCAATAACGAGGTTCTGAGAGCTCGCATAA
The DNA window shown above is from Changpingibacter yushuensis and carries:
- a CDS encoding antitoxin, which gives rise to MGLLDKAKDILNSSDAEEKSDQILDKAEDFAKSKLGDDQAAKVSQVRDAIDKKIGDQG
- the gluQRS gene encoding tRNA glutamyl-Q(34) synthetase GluQRS, producing the protein MHGPAGSVAAVGDPARRGAGRYAPSPTGDLHLGNLRTALLAWSLARNEGLRFDIRMEDLDERSRPEFVDRQLRDLESLGMDWDGPIIFQSERLDRYEEVFQDLMRRGLLYECYCTRKDLAEVASAPHRPPGSYPGTCSALTEQERESGRAKLAGMRRGPAMRLRTEFPDGGSGDLTVVDEINGPYTGSVDDLVIRRGDGVFSYNFVSVFDDGVENVTQVVRGDDLLPSTPRQVYLQRVLGSAAPRYFHVPMVLNVEGVRLAKRDGAVTLRKLHALGWSPQDVVELLGRSLGIEGARSAEDFARGLQIEMLHRKPWLINPQELTKGPGYLNVRG
- a CDS encoding ExeM/NucH family extracellular endonuclease translates to MTAAAAVVAATFSTVPATASPAGDAVVINEINVSGKYVELYNPTSQAISLDGVRVGYYAASGSLQCQNNGTLTGTVPANGYYLIHMATASQANLPGADQLWGCNDGLGKNGGFAIGNGALPATATGGNIDYTSTNLIDFVGLGTNKAFETSAAAAPSTGSSISRAAGADSDNNESDFAEGAPTPTNSKGETAPPAPTPDPTPTSPAPTTDVVTPIASIQGTGAASPVTGTTVTTEGYVTAVYPAGGFNGLYLQTAGTGGGTSHSGASDGIFIYAASSGIANAVQIGDYVSVTGAVSEYYNLTQVTASSYAKEAPPEGVAVPAAVELEALPGSDNERESLEGMLVKITGDMTVTNNYQTNQYGTIGVAMGDEPLRQPTDVLNPTRDGESAVQALEDQNNARLITLDDGMTTNFLSNATNKAIPVSWLTLANEVRTGAAVTQTQPAVLDYRNSTWGLQPLKPLTSASGQDLSALSFEFSSTRPDSSPEVGGDISISSFNVLNYFTTTAADVGCTSTYSDRAGTPITANSCDTVRGAATDESLNRQQAKIVAAINKLDSSVVSLEEIENSAKNGFDRDYSVDQLVAALNTAAGYEKWEAVASPSLLPDLSEEDVIRLAFIYQPKEVEPIGDSEVLIGASAFSNAREPLAQTWQAVDESGEPYGDDFVVVVNHFKSKGSGTAAPDKWQGNANSDRVAQAETLTEWIADEWANEPVFIVGDLNSYSAEDPILTLNDAGYTRVMQHLADTENDDSYLSLTTYQYSGLMGSLDQALGNEAALDMVTDAGVYSINADESLAREYSRYNYNVTLLYDTSEFRSSDHDPVKIGVNVDGDDGETIIVEAAAPTYADGVITIPSVEGVVYLVNGELVTGAVEVASGQTVVVTAEAVDGYALADGSTSSWSFTHPQDPDTSGVVPVVDGSVGVNVFFQDSLVRTVTEFAAKIGSADEVLSGDFDGDGVDTLVLRTGRTYTFLDANRSGASSYSIVYGPAGSIPVVGDFDGDGSDDVAVKAASSNRFYVRFSVDGRVRGGSADLSVAYGKASDVPLAGDWDGDGVAGLGVQRGSRFLVKQVASGGSADVVFTFGRVSDRAVVGDFDGDGADSVSVVRGTRVFVNDRLAGGSRPGFVFGRSSDQLVAGDWFGSGSDTLAAYRK
- a CDS encoding alpha-amylase family protein, with protein sequence MSLIDNTLWWQVFPLGACGAPIRIRSGDDSAHRLPRLIPWLDHVVDLGCNGLLLGPIFESVSHGYDTLDHFQIDRRLGDQNDFDDLISQCTERGIAVMLDGVFNHVAVTHPRAAQLAATSPDGTPQVWEGHNELVVLDHSKSEVIELVAEAMLYWLRRGIAGWRLDVAYAVPSSFWREVTGIVRAEFPEAVFLGEVIHGDYPQFVAESSLDTVTQYELWKATWSSIQTRNFWELAWSLERHEAFVASFVPQTFIGNHDVERIASQVGDSGAVLAVSALLTLPGMPSIYYGDEQAFRGRKLEGFAADDELRPPLPDSPEALSDMGMWMENIYKGLIALRKQRPWLARAHIKVDGKQNEWIEYTVTPRDSETADHDGLHVRLDVDPLAHVAISDLAGHQLFAWGEQK
- a CDS encoding methyltransferase domain-containing protein, with product MRCSYFDAGVCLSCTLMGSDYSVQLAQKNARVAKLFSDFPTLSWLPPMASAESHFRNKAKLVVGGTVSAPTLGILGPSGRGVDLQECGLYEPALAVSFEPLVRFITLATLPPFDVATGRGELKNIIVTVSPAGELMVRFVLRSSESIVRIRKHLTWLLDALPQAVVVTANLLPERKAVPEGATEIVLTEAQHLPMRLTKATLNLRPQSFFQTNTAIAQGLYDQAAAWVASMEGPLHLWDLYCGVGGFALSCAGPDRSVLGVEISEQAIASAQTSVADSNLDVRFLVGDALTAASHEEADPDLVIVNPPRRGIGDLADWLDRSPARNVIYSSCNADSLIRDLAQMPHFTPVEARVFDMFPQTNHAETMVLLERVA
- a CDS encoding patatin-like phospholipase family protein, yielding MPKIEETALIFEGGGMRASATAPMVVTLIEQGIFFPHVSGISAGSSNTVNYISRDITRSAQSWVEFVGDPNMGGMRSWLRGEGYFNSRYIYHEATEQGSSFPFDFQSFDSSTTDFRIGAFRVSDGEEVYWNRASIADHKDLMLKVQASSTMPGIMPFTEIDGEVYADGALGPSGGIALDAAMQDGYKNFVVVLTRPRDYVKKAPRNPQFFRTYFRRTPHIAEGLIERPQNYNHTRQQLFELERQGRAWIYTPETINITNHEMNVAKLKSTYDAGMEQTKRLLPSLKEFLGM